The Fimbriimonas ginsengisoli Gsoil 348 genome window below encodes:
- a CDS encoding cupin domain-containing protein, translating to MVRHHSGGFRWESVDVHPYKEDGTHFKSITRQTLFKGADGMPVEFRYFEIAEGGHSTLERHEHVHLVMIIRGSGQVLVGDRVTEIGTHDVVHVPPLTWHQFRATSGEELGFLCVVSTDRDRPQRPGPRELEELNANEPVASFIRV from the coding sequence ATGGTCCGACATCATAGCGGCGGTTTTCGGTGGGAGAGTGTCGACGTCCACCCTTATAAAGAGGATGGGACGCACTTTAAGAGCATCACCCGGCAGACCCTTTTCAAGGGTGCGGATGGGATGCCGGTCGAGTTTCGATATTTCGAGATCGCGGAAGGGGGGCATTCTACGCTCGAACGGCACGAGCACGTGCATCTGGTGATGATCATTCGCGGCTCGGGCCAGGTATTGGTGGGCGATCGGGTGACTGAGATCGGGACCCACGACGTAGTACATGTTCCGCCGCTAACTTGGCATCAGTTTCGAGCCACGAGCGGGGAAGAGCTTGGATTTCTATGCGTCGTCAGTACCGATCGGGACCGGCCCCAGCGTCCGGGGCCGCGGGAACTGGAGGAGCTCAACGCGAACGAGCCGGTCGCGAGCTTCATTCGTGTCTAG
- a CDS encoding O-acetylhomoserine aminocarboxypropyltransferase/cysteine synthase family protein has translation MLHAGQIPDPYVGARAVPIYQTTSYVFESTDEAAHLFELKQYGNIYSRISNPTTAVFEERMASLEGGTGSMAVASGMAAQFGTIMTLCSPGDEIVASTQLYGGSLTQLTHTLKKLSVQVKFVDPDDIAAWEAAITSKTRMLFVEVIGNPVGSIADLEALGALAKAKRIPLVVDSTFATPYLCRPIEWGATIVVHSATKFIGGHGTSIGGVVVDSGDFDFSRHATIAEASPSYHGLRFFDTFGHYGFLMKLRAETVRDTGACISPMNSFLLLQGLETLALRMDRHVANAAGVAKFLDGHSRVRRVHYAGLPSHPHYERAKKYLPKGPGAVLSFEIESSDEDARDAGKRFIESLQLFSHLANVGDAKSLVIHPASTTHQQLSDDELVAAGITPSTIRLSVGLETLEDLLWDLDQALSAI, from the coding sequence ATGCTGCATGCCGGGCAGATTCCCGATCCATACGTGGGAGCACGGGCGGTTCCGATTTACCAAACGACCTCTTACGTCTTCGAAAGCACCGACGAAGCGGCCCACCTCTTCGAGCTGAAGCAGTACGGAAACATCTACTCCCGCATCAGCAATCCGACGACCGCAGTCTTCGAGGAGCGGATGGCCTCCCTAGAAGGAGGAACCGGCTCGATGGCGGTGGCGAGCGGTATGGCGGCGCAGTTCGGCACGATCATGACCTTGTGCTCGCCTGGCGACGAGATCGTCGCCTCGACGCAGCTTTACGGGGGAAGCCTAACCCAGCTCACGCACACGCTGAAGAAGCTTTCGGTTCAAGTGAAGTTCGTCGATCCGGACGACATCGCGGCATGGGAAGCGGCGATCACTTCCAAGACGCGGATGCTGTTCGTGGAAGTGATCGGCAATCCGGTGGGGAGCATCGCCGATCTGGAGGCGTTGGGTGCGTTGGCCAAGGCGAAGCGGATCCCATTGGTCGTGGACAGCACGTTCGCTACCCCCTACTTGTGCCGGCCGATCGAGTGGGGCGCCACGATCGTGGTCCACTCGGCCACCAAGTTCATCGGCGGCCACGGCACCAGCATCGGCGGAGTCGTGGTAGATTCGGGCGACTTCGATTTCTCCCGGCACGCGACGATCGCCGAGGCTTCGCCTTCCTATCACGGCCTCCGATTTTTTGACACCTTCGGTCATTACGGATTCTTGATGAAGCTGCGGGCGGAGACGGTTCGGGACACCGGCGCTTGCATCTCGCCGATGAATTCGTTCTTGCTGCTCCAGGGGTTGGAGACATTGGCGCTTAGGATGGATCGCCACGTCGCGAACGCGGCCGGAGTGGCCAAGTTCTTGGACGGGCATTCTCGAGTTCGACGCGTGCACTACGCGGGGCTGCCGAGCCACCCGCATTACGAGCGGGCGAAGAAGTACCTGCCGAAGGGGCCGGGCGCCGTGCTCTCGTTCGAGATCGAATCGAGCGACGAAGACGCGCGAGACGCGGGGAAGCGGTTTATCGAATCGTTGCAGCTTTTCTCGCACCTCGCGAATGTGGGAGACGCGAAGAGCCTTGTGATTCACCCGGCTTCCACGACCCACCAACAGCTTTCGGACGACGAGCTCGTCGCCGCCGGCATCACCCCCTCGACGATCCGTCTATCGGTCGGCCTCGAAACTCTGGAGGATCTGCTATGGGATTTGGACCAAGCTCTGTCTGCGATATAA
- a CDS encoding glycoside hydrolase family 26 protein: protein MRHRGVALKSLGSLGLAGVLLLGSYAIVLRHRHEYVPAEAMARKRFYADLVKSEPTAANFKLLAEADVQTADFEGAKQAFGKAAEIYRSKNLPSEGYATERLSQRYEVVAKPFIHLPKPRKTLGVPSVPLALHEPVYGCYTGAFIDHEDTIRGTYRDEYGAWRRDASAFNHLTNTHHAIFFMYLGYGRSFPAKFVRHMNDNGAAAQIALEPDKLSAVKDDAYLHAFAKAARESRTPIFLRFASEMNGDWVPYNGNPALYIEKFRLVARVMHAEAPNVAMVWCPFETPVRTIADYYPGASAVDWVGLNVYSVPFWDNNPRRPADWRDPSDSLRYVYDRYAKRHPIMICEYAASHRSSLDNIGRSELARTKMAELYAALPRKYPRVKAVCWLSMNAIKHAIPGRQSNDYSLLGDPGVLHRYAELLRDPYFLRAVPRQGHASAPQRTIPLEDGRTLTGRISLSAWVKLYDDYPRVIWRVNGDERQASALPGPHRWVLDTSSIPEGPATIELLVLDSVGREVAHATRYVTVTH, encoded by the coding sequence GTGAGGCATCGCGGAGTTGCGTTGAAGAGCCTCGGGTCGCTCGGACTCGCGGGGGTGCTGCTGCTCGGCTCTTACGCCATCGTATTACGACACCGTCACGAGTACGTCCCCGCCGAAGCGATGGCCCGAAAGAGGTTTTACGCGGATCTCGTCAAGTCCGAGCCGACCGCCGCCAACTTCAAGCTACTCGCGGAGGCAGATGTCCAAACCGCTGACTTCGAAGGCGCGAAACAGGCTTTCGGCAAGGCCGCGGAGATCTACCGGTCGAAGAACCTCCCGAGCGAAGGCTACGCTACCGAGCGTCTCTCCCAACGCTATGAGGTAGTAGCCAAGCCGTTCATCCACCTGCCGAAGCCGAGAAAAACTTTAGGCGTTCCAAGCGTCCCTCTAGCCCTCCACGAACCGGTCTACGGCTGCTATACCGGGGCATTCATTGACCACGAGGACACAATTCGGGGGACTTATCGCGACGAATACGGCGCCTGGCGGCGCGATGCGAGCGCTTTCAACCATCTCACAAACACCCACCACGCGATCTTCTTTATGTATCTCGGATACGGACGGTCGTTCCCCGCCAAGTTCGTTCGGCACATGAACGATAACGGGGCCGCCGCCCAGATCGCCCTCGAACCGGACAAGCTGAGCGCGGTCAAAGACGACGCCTATCTCCATGCGTTCGCGAAAGCCGCGCGAGAGTCCCGCACCCCGATCTTTCTCCGCTTCGCAAGCGAGATGAACGGCGACTGGGTGCCTTACAACGGCAACCCCGCCTTGTACATCGAAAAATTCCGCCTCGTCGCCAGGGTCATGCATGCGGAAGCGCCGAACGTGGCGATGGTTTGGTGTCCATTCGAGACGCCGGTGCGTACGATCGCCGACTACTATCCCGGCGCGAGCGCCGTCGACTGGGTCGGTCTCAACGTTTACAGCGTTCCTTTCTGGGACAACAACCCGAGACGGCCGGCCGATTGGCGCGACCCGTCCGATTCTCTCCGCTACGTCTACGATCGATATGCCAAGCGCCATCCGATCATGATCTGCGAGTATGCAGCCTCACACCGGTCGTCGCTTGACAACATCGGCCGGTCGGAGCTCGCCCGGACCAAGATGGCGGAGTTATATGCCGCCCTTCCGCGCAAATATCCCCGAGTAAAAGCGGTCTGCTGGTTAAGCATGAACGCGATCAAGCACGCGATCCCGGGGCGGCAGAGCAACGACTATTCCCTCCTTGGCGATCCTGGCGTTCTCCACCGCTACGCGGAGCTCTTGCGCGATCCTTATTTTCTCCGCGCGGTTCCACGCCAAGGCCATGCGTCGGCTCCGCAGCGAACGATTCCCCTCGAGGACGGACGAACGCTGACCGGACGGATATCGCTAAGCGCCTGGGTGAAGCTGTACGACGATTACCCGCGCGTCATTTGGCGAGTAAACGGAGACGAGCGCCAAGCTTCCGCCTTGCCGGGGCCGCATCGGTGGGTGCTGGACACCTCCTCGATTCCCGAGGGACCGGCCACGATCGAACTTCTCGTTCTCGATAGCGTCGGCCGCGAGGTCGCCCACGCGACGCGATATGTAACCGTCACCCACTAA
- a CDS encoding S53 family peptidase: MVLVSSAVAQVIVPPTSVRRPGERPGTAHTNYRIYIGPWRFPSVDSPFPELAAAHGPAAGQTIPGYHPADIRAAYNVPPNLGTQAIAIVDAFDLPTSLNDFNFFSAQFGLPTEPSGVATASTNRVFQVVYASGTKPATNADWGGEIALDIEWAHAMAPNAKIYLIEADSDSLLDLLAAVRVAATQLSNVRQISMSFGANEFTNESASDSTFLGTNKVFFASSGDASNLVSYPAASPNVVGVGGTRLALSNGSVVSETAWSSAGGGPSSREPRPTYQNSVSGVVGSARGTPDIAAIADPETGVAVYDSTPIPGTGVGWFVVGGTSLACPVCAGITNARGYFTASSFSELTRLYGLAGTSFFRDITSGTSGQFSARVGYDFVTGLGSLLGIFGPFATSPSSLSVVSGTAVAGVPSNMVAKDGHDYVVRSASPAGGGQVATVQGTFASHPPAKAVQFGASVTVTAMRTSGTTTLKLFNQATSAFESVANLTLGTTNTTVTVPIPNAPKYFASDGTTKFQLTTTGPGTTQIRFGVDQVLLTLTPTG, from the coding sequence TTGGTGCTCGTATCGAGCGCGGTCGCACAGGTGATCGTCCCTCCCACTTCCGTCCGTCGTCCCGGCGAACGTCCGGGGACCGCCCACACGAACTACCGGATCTATATCGGACCCTGGCGGTTTCCATCGGTGGACTCCCCTTTTCCAGAGCTCGCCGCCGCGCACGGGCCGGCGGCGGGTCAAACCATCCCCGGCTACCATCCCGCCGACATCCGCGCCGCCTACAACGTTCCGCCAAATCTCGGCACGCAGGCGATCGCCATCGTCGACGCGTTCGACCTTCCCACGTCGCTCAACGACTTTAATTTCTTCTCCGCTCAGTTCGGACTTCCCACCGAACCGTCCGGGGTGGCCACCGCTTCAACCAATCGGGTCTTTCAGGTCGTCTATGCCTCCGGCACAAAGCCCGCCACCAACGCGGACTGGGGCGGCGAGATCGCCCTCGACATCGAGTGGGCCCACGCAATGGCTCCCAACGCCAAGATCTATCTGATCGAAGCCGATAGCGACAGCCTCCTCGACCTGCTTGCCGCCGTTCGAGTGGCGGCGACTCAACTCTCCAACGTCCGCCAAATCTCCATGAGCTTCGGCGCTAACGAATTTACAAACGAGTCGGCTAGCGATTCCACTTTCTTGGGGACGAACAAAGTCTTCTTCGCCAGCTCAGGCGATGCCAGCAACCTCGTGTCCTATCCGGCCGCCTCGCCCAACGTAGTCGGCGTCGGCGGTACTCGGCTTGCGCTATCCAACGGCAGCGTCGTATCCGAGACCGCTTGGAGCAGTGCGGGAGGTGGCCCAAGTTCGCGCGAGCCGCGTCCGACGTACCAGAATTCGGTTTCGGGCGTTGTCGGCTCCGCCCGTGGGACGCCGGACATCGCAGCGATTGCCGATCCCGAAACCGGCGTTGCCGTCTATGACAGCACCCCCATTCCTGGAACCGGCGTCGGTTGGTTCGTGGTGGGAGGCACCAGTCTTGCGTGCCCAGTCTGCGCCGGGATCACAAACGCCCGCGGGTACTTCACCGCTTCCAGCTTCTCCGAGTTGACCCGCCTGTATGGACTCGCCGGCACATCGTTCTTCCGTGACATCACCTCCGGAACGTCGGGGCAGTTTTCGGCGCGCGTCGGCTACGACTTCGTAACGGGACTTGGTTCCCTGCTGGGGATATTCGGTCCGTTCGCGACCTCGCCTAGTTCACTCTCCGTGGTGTCGGGTACCGCGGTCGCCGGGGTGCCGAGCAATATGGTCGCCAAAGACGGCCACGACTACGTGGTTAGGAGCGCATCGCCGGCGGGCGGCGGCCAAGTCGCCACCGTACAGGGGACCTTCGCCTCTCATCCCCCTGCCAAGGCCGTTCAATTCGGCGCGTCGGTTACCGTGACCGCGATGCGGACGAGCGGAACCACGACGCTCAAGCTCTTTAACCAGGCCACCTCGGCCTTCGAAAGCGTTGCAAACCTAACGCTGGGCACAACCAACACGACGGTGACAGTGCCGATTCCGAACGCACCTAAGTATTTCGCCAGCGACGGTACCACTAAGTTTCAACTGACGACGACCGGGCCGGGCACGACCCAAATTCGTTTCGGAGTAGACCAGGTGCTGCTTACTCTCACTCCGACCGGTTAG